A single genomic interval of Fusarium verticillioides 7600 chromosome 8, whole genome shotgun sequence harbors:
- a CDS encoding tyrosinase — translation MRAGFISLLALNAAGVLAAPQATTVDSSAPEVTNLDQLADLAAAAYETAQDLAGDKTKRASTCSWSNVRVRREWGTLSKKEKKSYIDAVKCLQSKPSKSPASFAAGAKTRFDDWVAVHLNQTQTIHYTGNFLTWHRYFTWLYEEALRNECGYKGTQPYWDWALTALSGLNKSPVFDGSDLSLSGDGEFIPNEPDIVLGASSGLPPVYLAAGSGGGCVKSGPFKDMKVNLGPAALDLPGGGVAANPNPLDYNPRCLKRDLSDSVNKRFANATSVLNNILKPKTVLDFQMQMQGVPGTGDIGIHGGGHYSLGGDPGRDVFTSPGDPAFYLHHSMIDRVWWIWQMLNPKERVNGKNAVQGTNTFLNMPPSANTTLEDYVNIGWVGPERQIKDLMSTISGPFCYVYL, via the exons ATGCGTGCTGGTTTCATCTCCCTCCTGGCCCTCAACGCCGCCGGCGTTTTGGCTGCCCCGCAAGCCACCACCGTTGACTCGTCTGCACCCGAGGTCACCAACCTCGATCAGCTCGCtgatcttgctgctgctgcgtaTGAGACTGCCCAGGACCTCGCTGGGGATAAGACCAAGCGTGCCAGCAcctgcagctggagcaacGTCCGTGTTCGGCGAGAATG GGGCACCCTCTCtaagaaagagaagaagtcttaCATCGACGCTGTCAAGTGTCTCCAGTCCAAGCCTTCCAAGTCTCCTGCGTCTTTCGCTGCTGGTGCCAAGACGCGTTTCGATGACTGGGTTGCTGTGCATCTGAACCAGACTCAGACGATCCACTACACTGGCAACTTCCTCACATGGCACCGTTACTTCACTTGGTTGTATGAGGAGGCTCTTCGAAACGAATGTGGCTACAAGGGAACTCAGCCT TACTGGGACTGGGCTCTCACTGCCCTTAGCGGCCTCAACAAGTCTCCTGTCTTCGATGGCAGTGACTTGTCGCTCTCTGGTGACGGTGAATTCATCCCTAACGAGCCTGATATTGTTCTCGGTGCCTCAAGTGGTCTCCCCCCCGTCTACCTTGCCGCTGGCTCTGGCGGCGGCTGTGTCAAGTCTGGACCTTTCAAGGACATGAAGGTGAATCTGGGCCCTGCCGCTCTTGACCTCCCCGGCGGTGGTGTCGCTGCCAACCCCAACCCTCTGGACTACAACCCTCGCTGCTTGAAGCGCGACCTGAGCGACTCTGTCAACAAGCGTTTCGCTAACGCTACATctgttctcaacaacattctcaagcccaagactgTTCTGGACTtccagatgcagatgcagggTGTTCCCGGCACTGGCGACATTGGTATCCACGGAGGTGGTCACTACTCTCTCGGTGGTGACCCCGGTCGAGATGTCTTCACTTCTCCCGGTGATCCTGCTTTCTACCTACACCACTCCATGATTGATCGCGTCTGGTGGATCTGGCAGATGCTTAACCCCAAGGAGCGTGTCAACGGCAAGAATGCCGTGCAGGGCACAAATACTTTTCTCAACATGCCTCCCAGTGCTAATACTACACTTGAGGATTATGTCAACATTGGTTGGGTGGGACCTGAGCGACagatcaaggatctgatGAGCACGATTTCCGGACCATTCTGCTACGTCTACCTGTAG